The genomic window CGCTACTTTCAGAAGATGATACATCCTGTGACCATTCATGGGCACACTCAGGACAGATGTATAAATTTCCATCTTCGTAAGTATATTCGCTTCCACATTTTGGGCAGTTTGGTAATTGACTCATTATTTTCCTTTTAAACTTTAGATTTTGGCATTATACAATAAGTATACTTTCTTATAATTTAGGGTGATTTTTTGCAAAATCTATTGCATTTTGAACTGCTTTTTTAGCTTGTGGACTATTTTTCCAACAAGAACTTCCCAAAATATCTGAAACAATATCTGTTATCTCTTCCACACTACTTTTTGCCAAATCTTCTAAAGAGTTAATACCAATCTGTTCAAATCGTTTAACAACCGTTTCACCTACATATTTTACTTTTAAAAGTTCTTCTTTTTGCTCTTTTGAAAATCCCATGATAATCCCTATAATCAAAAAATCACAACTGGTTTTATCAAATCTTTTGGTTTATCTTTCATTAAAAGTAAAGCCTCTTCTATATGTTCTTTTCCATTAAATCTATGAGTAATAAGTTTTTCTGGATTTATTCTATTTGTTTGTATCAAAGAAGCTAATTTTTCCATTCTAAGTCTTCCCCCTGGCATTAACCCACCAACAATTGTTTTATGAGCCATTCCATTTCCCCATTCAACTCTTGGAATTTTAATAAATTCACCCTCTCCTAAATAGTTTACATTTCCTATTCTTCCACCTGGTTTTACAATTTTAACAGCTTGGATAAAAGTATCAGAATTTCCACCAGCAATTATCACTTTATCAACACCTTTTCCTTGTGTTTTTTCCATGATTTGTTCAACAATATCGCCTTCATGATAATTGATAATATCAGTCGCTCCAAACTCTTTGGCTACTTCTATACATTTTGGACGTGAACCAATAGCAAATAATCTTGATGCACCTCTACTAACTGCACCTGCTACTGCCATTAGTCCAACTGGCCCAATACCTATTACACAAACCGTATCACCAAATTGAACATCAGCAAGCTCCGCACCATGAAAACCAGTAGGTACCATATCACACAACATAACAGCTTCAATAGGATCAACTCCCTCAGGAATAAGAGCTAGATTTCCATCAGCATCATTTACATGGAAATATTCAGCAAATACTCCATCTTTAAAGTTTGAAAATTTCCAACCAGCCAACATTCCGCCTGAATGCATAGAATATCCTCGTTGAGCTTCTAAACTATTCCAATCAGGAGTAATTGCAGGAACAATAACCTTATCACCTACTTTGAAATCTTTTACAAGTGAGCCAATTTCTACAACTTCCCCAACAGCCTCATGTCCTAAAATCATATCATGCCTATCGCCTAAAGCACCAGCCCAAACAGTATGAATATCAGATGAACAAGGGGAAACAGCTATAGGTTTAACTATTGCATCCATTACCCCGCAAGTTGGTTTTTCTTTTTCAATCCAAGCTACTTGCCCAATTTTCAACATTGCAAAACCTTTCATAACCATTCTCCCTTACATTAAAATTTATTATTAAATATATCTTAAAGATTATTAGTTTAAGATTATTTGATTATTTTTATTACTTAGTGTCCAAACTTTTAACTTAAGATTTTCAATAAAAGTTTTATCATGACTTACAACAATCAAAGCTTTGTCATACTCAAGCAAAGCTTTTTCAATAGCTTCAATAGAATCTATATCCATGTGATTTGTAGGTTCATCAAGTATAATCAAACTAATATTTTCCAATAATGCTTTTGCAATAAAAAGTTTTCTTAGTTCCCCAGGACTTGCAAAGATATGTTCTAAAAGATTCTTTGGATTTGAAGACATTCTTCTTATAAGAGTAAAAAGCAAACCTTTTTTTTCGTTATCTAAAGAATCTATTTCTTCATATAATTTTTTGATTTGAATTTCTTCAATCTCTTGGGGAAGATATAAGTAGTTATTATTTAAACCAATTTTTAAAATAAGATATTTTACAAAACTACTTTTTCCAACGCCATTATCCCCAACAATTGCTATTTTATCATTTGAATTTATAGATAAATTTGGATAATACAAAGTTTTTTCTTGTGATAATTTCAAACTTCCCTCTTCTAAATAAAAAGAGAATAAATCCTTTTTTGAAATATTATTTTCTATTTTTATTCCTTTTTTAAACTCTTTATCTAGTTCATTTCTTTTTAGTTTTTGTTCCTCGTATTTTTTAGAAAAAGTTGTGACAAGTTTTGAATCATTTTTATCTTTTCCTGTAAGTTTGGCAAGATTTATTTTTTCTTTTGAATCTTTGTCATTTTTATCTATATTTTTTTTGGACAATCTACTTTTTGATATTGATACTTTTTCTTTTTGATTTTGAATATTTTTTTGAAGTTTTTTTAATTCTTTGTTAATATTTTCATTCTCTTTTATCAAAAAATCTCTATGTTGATTAAACTCTTTTATAGCATTGTCATAATTGCTTTTATATATGTGAATATTTTGATTTCTCATTATCACTGTATTTGTGCATAAAGTATTTAATATTTCCCTGTCGTGGCTTACTAAAATACCAATACCTCTAAAACTTTTCAAAGCTTCTAGTACAATATTTTTTGAAGTATAATCCAAATAATTTGTTGGCTCATCCAATAATAAAACATCCACTTCTTGGTATAAAGCTATAGCAATTTGAATTCTTTTTTTCTCTCCATAACTTAAACTCTGCCATCTATAAAACCACTCATCTTGGATATGAAGTAACTCTTTTAATCTGAAAGTTTTACTATTAAAAGTATAAATAAACTCTTCAAAACCTTCTGGAGTTTCAGTCAAACTTTGTTGGCAATAATAAACCAAATCATTGCCAACTATACTTCCAAATTCAAGCTTCATTTTTTTAGCAATAAGTTTTAAAAGTGTTGTTTTACCTGAACCATTATTTCCAACAATACAACTCCAAGAAAGTGGTTCAAAAGTAAGATTTAGATTTGAGAAAATATTTGTGTGTGAATACTTAAATGTAAGATTATTTATTTGTAAATATTGCATGGATTTCCTTGATTTATTAGTAAATGAGTATCAAGGATAATTGTATTTTTTAGATTTTATCCTTGAATTAGAGTGAAGTGTTCATTGTTTTTTTCCTTTTTTGATTTTGATTTTTTATTATAATTATAAATACAAAGTTTCATCCGTATTTTAGATAAAACTTTGTAACAATCTATTTTACTTTATAGAAATATATATTTCTATTTCATCATCTTTTGAATATTTTTCAAAATCAAAATTGTATACTCTTTCATATTCACACTCTTTTGAAGCAAAATAGTTCCAAACTTCATGCCAAGTTTCTATTACAACTTTTGGAAATTCACCTTTTTTTGAAAATACTAAATATCTATCTTTTTCTATAGTAATTGCATTCTTAAATTTTGTAACTTCAACGCCAATTGTATAATCATAATCAGAATTTACATCTTTTTCATATTTGTTGTAAACTCCAAACATAGCCAAATTTCTTGACTTGTTGAATGTTTTACTTTCAATATTTTCATCTACATATCTTTGCCAAAGTTGCGGTATCTGTTCTGTTGTTTCATCTAATTCTATTTTGTTGTTAGTTCTTGTTGTGATTCCCGCAACATAAAATTTTTCTAAATATTTTACTTTCATCTTTTCACTTTATTAGTTAATTTTGGAACGTATAGTACTATAATATTTTTTCATAGAGATTTAGAAAAATCTTTTTATATATGAAACAACTATCTCTTTTTCTTCTTTATATACTTCATGTTCAGCAAAAGGGATATTTAAAATTGAGCACTCACTTAATTTACTTTGAAGAACTTCAAAACTATTTAATGAAGTTAAAAAATCATTATCTCCTCTTATTAAAAGTGTTTTTGCACTAATATTTTTTACATTTTCATTTGGATAGCCACTACTTGACTCATCTATCCACATTTTAATCAATTCTTTTGATAATAATTCAAAATTTGCTTCTGAGTTTAGTTTTTGATATAAATCATACTCTTTAGAAAAAATATTTTTCATTTCTTCAACTGTTAATGATTTATATATATCTTTTTGTTGTTCATCAAGATTCCAAGAAGAAGCTATTGAAACGAGTTTTTCAACTTTTATTTTATTTGAAGAAGCCATTCTTAAACCAACAATACCGCCATCACTAAAACCTATAATCGAAACTTTTTTTATATTTAAATAATCTAAAATAGCATATATATCATTTTCTATAAGTTCATACGATAATTTATTTTTTCCTAATGTAGAAGCTCCATGTCCTCTACTGTCAATGCCAATAATTCTATAATCGTTTATAAAATCTTTTGCTATTTCACCTAAATCTTCAATAGTTCCTAATCCACCATGTAAAAATAGAAGAATATCTTTACTTTTATCACCTAACTCTTCATAGTAAATTTTTGCTGTATCAATTTGTAAATAAGTATTATTTTTATGAGTAAACATAACTGTATCCTTTTTTTTAAAAATGTTATCATAGAAAAATAAAAAACAAAATAATTATTACAAATTGTAATGTTTTTATATTATTTCTTCAAATATTTTTTCACAAATTTCCAAATCATATTTAACATTTATAACTCATAGGCTGATAGTTTAAACCTAAATATTCACTTTGTTCACCACTTATTTTAAATCCAAAAGATTCATATGTTTTTATTGAAAAAAGCGAAGCATTTACGCTCATATTTGAAACATCAAAATGCTCGTTTATGTATTGCCAAAGTTTTTTTGCAATGCCTTTTTTATGATATTTTTCATCAACAAAAAGATGAAAAAGATGATTTTTATTTTTGATTGTTATAAATCCCACAATTTTATTTTCGATTACATAAATAAAATACTCGTATTCATCACTTAAAATTCTTTCTTTAAAGCTCTCTTCTAAAAGTTCATCTTCAAACCATTTTGGTACTTCTTTTTCAAAGATATAACTTGTTAATTCATTTGTTATTTGGCTTAATCTTAGAGCATCAAAAGTTTTTGCTTTTCCTATAAAATGGCTAACATTTGGAAAAATATTTATCATTTCATCATAAGTTTTATTTTTTTTCAAAGCTTCAATTACAACATCTAAAGGTTTAGAATAAATATTTGGCAAATCAAACTCATCTTTTTCTAGTTTGAAAGCAAGTTCTTCAAAAGGTGGATTAAACTGGGCATTTACGCCCTCTTTATTTCCTCTTGCATCTATTTTATACCAACCATAATTTTTCAAATAAATTGCATTTAAACCATGTAAACAATAAATATCTTTTTTATATTCACTACAAGATAATCTTTGATAACAAAACCCAGCAGGAATACCATTTGCTCTTAAAAGTGCAGCTAAAAGATGAGATTTTGCATAACACCAACCAGTTTTATATTTTAATACATCGCTAGCTTTACAAGTTGTAATTTCATCTTTGAAATCACCACTATGATTGATATTATCTCTTACATAAGTAAAACAATTTTTTGCTATTTCTTCATCTGTTTTACAATCTTTTGATAACTCAAAAGCAAGATTAAAAACTTCTTCATTTTTAAAATCTATAATTTCTGTTTCTTCTAAATAGTTTTTCATTTTAACTTTTCAAACTCTTTCATCTCTGCATTTATAAAACTATCAATCATACTTCTATAAACATTTTCCACAACTTCTTCATTTGCACCAGTTGATTTTGCTAAATCTTTTACTTTATTGATAACTTCTTCCACTCTTTTTGGTGCTTTTACAGCATCGCTATCTTTTTTGAACTTTGCTGCTTGTTTTACAAATTCACCTCTTTGGGCTATTAGTTTTACTATTTGTTCATCAATGTTATTTATATTATTTCTAACTTCATCTATTGAATTACATTCAATCATTTTCTATTTTCCTCTATTTTATAGAAACGTAAATCTCTATCTCATCTTCTTTTGCATATTTTTCAAAATCTATTTCAAAAGCTCTTTCATATTCGCTATTTTTTTCAAAATAATCCCAAATTTCTTCCCATAATTCAACTACAACCATTGGAAGTTCCCCTTGTTTTGTGAAAACTAAATATTTTTTATCTTCAATTACTATGGCATTTTTTGGTTTTGTAACTTCAACTCCAACAGTTACTTTGTAGTTTCCGCTTGCATCTGACTCGTAGTTGCTATAAACTCCATACATAAAATCACTGTTTGCTTTATCGAAAGTTTTTTTATAAACATCATTTGCAAAATATTCTTCCCAAAGTTGTGCTATTTTGCCATTTTCTTCACTCATTTCAAATTCATTGTTTGTAACTACACTGATACCTGAAATCATTAGTTTTTTTACTCTTGTAACTTTCATTTTTACTCTTTATTTTGTAGATTTTATTAATTTTAAGATTATATTAAACATTTGCTAGTAGTATCTTAAAAAACGTAAATGTTAGGAAAAAATATGAATATTATTGATTTTGAAAATATAAATGTAGGATATGACGAAAAAATTATATTAAAAGATATAACTCTAAAAATAAAAGAAAAAGAACACTGGGCAATACTTGGAGCAAATGGAAGTGGGAAATCAACTTTGATGAAACTAATCCAATCAGAAATCCATCCAAGAAGAACAAATGAATTTAAAAAAGAGATTTTAGGAAAAGCAACTTACTCTATTTCTGATTTAAAAAAACAATTAGGAATCATCACAAATGATTTACACAACTATATTGCAACTCAAGGTTATTTTCTAAGTGGATATATCGTTGTTTTAAGTGGTCACTATAGCTCTCTTGGAGTTTTTAAACATCAAGATTTTACAGAAGCTCAACACGAAAAAGCAAGAGAGACTATGAAGTATTTGGAGATTGAACATCTAGCAGATAAATATGTTCAAGAAATGTCAACGGGGGAGCTGAGAAAATGTATAGTTGCAAGGGCATTAATCCACGACCCAAAAGCTTTCATCCTTGATGAACCGACTGTTGGACTTGATATAAAAGCGCAAATAAATTTTATTAAAATGATTCAAAAGCTATCAAAAAATTGCTCAATAATCCTTGTAACGCATCACTTAGAAGAGATTTTTGAAGAGATACAAAATGTGGCTTTGATTTATGATAATACAATCTATAAAAGCGGGAAAAAAGAGGATATTTTAACAAGTGAAAATCTATCAGAAATATTTGATACAAATGTACATATCAATATGAAAAATAATAGATATTATGTGGAAGAGATTTTCTAATTTATTAAGAAAATTTAATGTTGAAAAAAAATTATTTTAGGATTTAATTGTGTCAGATTTACAAAATGAACTTATAGGATTTGTTATTGTTGCAATAGTTGTAATTGCTTTGGCTTTTTTAACTCAAAAATTACAAAATAGAAATTAGATGACAAAGTATGATTTAAGTATTTAATTAAGTCATTCACCTGATTTTTAATAAGGAGATTTGAAATTATATATATTCTATTGTAATAATTATTAAAAATCGAAATATATAAACTTCTCAGATTCTTCACTTGAACTACCAAGTACAATAGCAATTATCCAAATCATAAGTAAAAATAAGAAGAGATATTTTTTGTTAATTTGGTTTGTTATTTTTTCCACACGACTAAATTGATCAAAATAATGACTCATAAAAAATATAGTTATTAAAATAATAGGAAAAATATACTCTTTTAAGGCAAATATATTAAAAGTACTCCAATTTATTGCTTGAGCACACACATCCATAGCATTCGATAAGTCAGTTGATCTAAATAGAATAGTTGAAAAAACCCACCAATGAAAAGTTAGAAAAATTTTTAATGCTGTAGGAAAAGGAATTTTAATTCTTTTTATTCGTAATAAATTTGTAATTGCGACAAGAAGACCATTCAAAAATCCCCAAAGTATAAAATTCCAACTTGCACCATGCCAAAAACCACAAACAGTCATAGTAAAGAGCGCCGCAAAAAAGTGTAACTGTATGTTTGTTTTTCTACCTGCAATTGGGAAATATATATAATCTCTAAACCAAGTTGAAAGAGTGATATGCCACTTTCTCCATATATCAGGTACAGTTGTAGCTAAATAAGGGCGATCAAAATTAATAGGTAATTTAATTCCAAAAAAAAGCGCAAGACCAATAGCCATATCACTATATCCACTAAAATCACAATATATTTGAACGCTAAATCCATATATAGCTATCAACCATTCATGATATAAAGCAGTTGTGGGACTAGCATACACAGAATCAACATAAGGAGCAAGTTGGTCTGCAAATATTAATTTCTTAGCTAACCCAATAGTGAAAATTGTTATAGCTAATATACGCATTTTATTTGTAACTATTGGAAGATTTTTTAGTTGAGGGATGAGTTCACTTGGTCTTAAAATAGGTCCAGCTATTAATTGTGGGAAAAATAGAATATATCCTAGTAATATATTAAAATTTTTTTCTATAGGATATCTTTTCTTTGAAACATCTATTATATAAGATATCAATGTAAAAGTTATAAAAGAAATACCTAAAGGTAAAGATAAATTTACGGTATTCGTATTAAAAATAAAATTAAAATATTTAAAATATATTAAAGGAACTGAAACAAGAAATATAGATAGGAAGAGTGTTATTCTATTGATATATGGACTTGAAGCATTAATATAAAAAGCGCAAATGTAAGCCAATAACGTAAGTACTACAGGGAAAAGACTATAATAATAATTCCAATATCCATAAAAAAAAAGACTAAATAAAACTATGATAGTAAGCTTGAATTTTTTTGGTGCTAAAAACCAAGCTAATAGATAAACTATAAAAAAATAAAAAAAATCTAAAGAACTAAATAACACCTATATACTCAATTATTAAGATTATTGTTTATTAAATAGGGATAAATAGCATCAGCCATAATTTCATGCGCTTTCTTATTAGGATGAGGGTCTGTTTTCATCACCCACAGCTCTGAAGACTTATATTTATTCTCAAAAGAATCTAATAAATCTATATATGTAAAGTTTCTTTCTATTGCAATTTCTTTCATTATATTGTGAATGTTTTTAAATTTATAATTAGTAATATCATGAATATCAGGTGTCATTACAAAATAAATATTAATATTATTCTTTTTTGCGTAATTACTAAGTTTATCTAAAGAATTTAACATTAAATTAAAACCTTTACTATCTTTTTCATATAGATTATTGTAATAATCTTCAATTGAAAAACTTTTATAATTTATTCGATTTATCAAATCCCAAAGTGTAACAGCTAATTCACTATTTCGTAAAAACCAATTCCCTGAGTTAGCTTTTAATATTTCAACATCATTTAAAAAATAATGAATAACTATATCAGTAGGATGTAATATTTCT from Arcobacter venerupis includes these protein-coding regions:
- a CDS encoding ATP-binding cassette domain-containing protein is translated as MQYLQINNLTFKYSHTNIFSNLNLTFEPLSWSCIVGNNGSGKTTLLKLIAKKMKLEFGSIVGNDLVYYCQQSLTETPEGFEEFIYTFNSKTFRLKELLHIQDEWFYRWQSLSYGEKKRIQIAIALYQEVDVLLLDEPTNYLDYTSKNIVLEALKSFRGIGILVSHDREILNTLCTNTVIMRNQNIHIYKSNYDNAIKEFNQHRDFLIKENENINKELKKLQKNIQNQKEKVSISKSRLSKKNIDKNDKDSKEKINLAKLTGKDKNDSKLVTTFSKKYEEQKLKRNELDKEFKKGIKIENNISKKDLFSFYLEEGSLKLSQEKTLYYPNLSINSNDKIAIVGDNGVGKSSFVKYLILKIGLNNNYLYLPQEIEEIQIKKLYEEIDSLDNEKKGLLFTLIRRMSSNPKNLLEHIFASPGELRKLFIAKALLENISLIILDEPTNHMDIDSIEAIEKALLEYDKALIVVSHDKTFIENLKLKVWTLSNKNNQIILN
- a CDS encoding NAD(P)-dependent alcohol dehydrogenase; the protein is MKGFAMLKIGQVAWIEKEKPTCGVMDAIVKPIAVSPCSSDIHTVWAGALGDRHDMILGHEAVGEVVEIGSLVKDFKVGDKVIVPAITPDWNSLEAQRGYSMHSGGMLAGWKFSNFKDGVFAEYFHVNDADGNLALIPEGVDPIEAVMLCDMVPTGFHGAELADVQFGDTVCVIGIGPVGLMAVAGAVSRGASRLFAIGSRPKCIEVAKEFGATDIINYHEGDIVEQIMEKTQGKGVDKVIIAGGNSDTFIQAVKIVKPGGRIGNVNYLGEGEFIKIPRVEWGNGMAHKTIVGGLMPGGRLRMEKLASLIQTNRINPEKLITHRFNGKEHIEEALLLMKDKPKDLIKPVVIF
- a CDS encoding chorismate mutase translates to MIECNSIDEVRNNINNIDEQIVKLIAQRGEFVKQAAKFKKDSDAVKAPKRVEEVINKVKDLAKSTGANEEVVENVYRSMIDSFINAEMKEFEKLK
- a CDS encoding alpha/beta fold hydrolase, with the translated sequence MFTHKNNTYLQIDTAKIYYEELGDKSKDILLFLHGGLGTIEDLGEIAKDFINDYRIIGIDSRGHGASTLGKNKLSYELIENDIYAILDYLNIKKVSIIGFSDGGIVGLRMASSNKIKVEKLVSIASSWNLDEQQKDIYKSLTVEEMKNIFSKEYDLYQKLNSEANFELLSKELIKMWIDESSSGYPNENVKNISAKTLLIRGDNDFLTSLNSFEVLQSKLSECSILNIPFAEHEVYKEEKEIVVSYIKRFF
- a CDS encoding GyrI-like domain-containing protein; translated protein: MKVTRVKKLMISGISVVTNNEFEMSEENGKIAQLWEEYFANDVYKKTFDKANSDFMYGVYSNYESDASGNYKVTVGVEVTKPKNAIVIEDKKYLVFTKQGELPMVVVELWEEIWDYFEKNSEYERAFEIDFEKYAKEDEIEIYVSIK
- a CDS encoding GNAT family N-acetyltransferase gives rise to the protein MKNYLEETEIIDFKNEEVFNLAFELSKDCKTDEEIAKNCFTYVRDNINHSGDFKDEITTCKASDVLKYKTGWCYAKSHLLAALLRANGIPAGFCYQRLSCSEYKKDIYCLHGLNAIYLKNYGWYKIDARGNKEGVNAQFNPPFEELAFKLEKDEFDLPNIYSKPLDVVIEALKKNKTYDEMINIFPNVSHFIGKAKTFDALRLSQITNELTSYIFEKEVPKWFEDELLEESFKERILSDEYEYFIYVIENKIVGFITIKNKNHLFHLFVDEKYHKKGIAKKLWQYINEHFDVSNMSVNASLFSIKTYESFGFKISGEQSEYLGLNYQPMSYKC
- a CDS encoding MBOAT family O-acyltransferase — translated: MISYIIDVSKKRYPIEKNFNILLGYILFFPQLIAGPILRPSELIPQLKNLPIVTNKMRILAITIFTIGLAKKLIFADQLAPYVDSVYASPTTALYHEWLIAIYGFSVQIYCDFSGYSDMAIGLALFFGIKLPINFDRPYLATTVPDIWRKWHITLSTWFRDYIYFPIAGRKTNIQLHFFAALFTMTVCGFWHGASWNFILWGFLNGLLVAITNLLRIKRIKIPFPTALKIFLTFHWWVFSTILFRSTDLSNAMDVCAQAINWSTFNIFALKEYIFPIILITIFFMSHYFDQFSRVEKITNQINKKYLFLFLLMIWIIAIVLGSSSEESEKFIYFDF
- a CDS encoding GyrI-like domain-containing protein, giving the protein MKVKYLEKFYVAGITTRTNNKIELDETTEQIPQLWQRYVDENIESKTFNKSRNLAMFGVYNKYEKDVNSDYDYTIGVEVTKFKNAITIEKDRYLVFSKKGEFPKVVIETWHEVWNYFASKECEYERVYNFDFEKYSKDDEIEIYISIK
- a CDS encoding SGNH/GDSL hydrolase family protein, giving the protein MKYVLVNSIIFIFTLILMLLGIEGILRIKNSDMKNYNIEMWKYAKELKVNSNNLELGHEHKNSAQATLQSVVIRTNNFGLRGPDINEKSENKRRILFLGSSATLGWGVKEEETMTSLLDEKLGENVEVLNAGIGNYNTSRYTELFFTKLEILHPTDIVIHYFLNDVEILKANSGNWFLRNSELAVTLWDLINRINYKSFSIEDYYNNLYEKDSKGFNLMLNSLDKLSNYAKKNNINIYFVMTPDIHDITNYKFKNIHNIMKEIAIERNFTYIDLLDSFENKYKSSELWVMKTDPHPNKKAHEIMADAIYPYLINNNLNN
- a CDS encoding ABC transporter ATP-binding protein, with the translated sequence MNIIDFENINVGYDEKIILKDITLKIKEKEHWAILGANGSGKSTLMKLIQSEIHPRRTNEFKKEILGKATYSISDLKKQLGIITNDLHNYIATQGYFLSGYIVVLSGHYSSLGVFKHQDFTEAQHEKARETMKYLEIEHLADKYVQEMSTGELRKCIVARALIHDPKAFILDEPTVGLDIKAQINFIKMIQKLSKNCSIILVTHHLEEIFEEIQNVALIYDNTIYKSGKKEDILTSENLSEIFDTNVHINMKNNRYYVEEIF
- a CDS encoding helix-hairpin-helix domain-containing protein, with product MGFSKEQKEELLKVKYVGETVVKRFEQIGINSLEDLAKSSVEEITDIVSDILGSSCWKNSPQAKKAVQNAIDFAKNHPKL